One Polaribacter sp. KT25b DNA segment encodes these proteins:
- a CDS encoding DEAD/DEAH box helicase family protein: MNLEQNELNSPLSNLNFIFTWRPYQEKVLKNFDKFIKDNHFHVIAPPGSGKTILGLELIKRIGKKTLILTPTITVRNQWENRLQTFFTHNNSFTDFSFDIRKPKTLTFSTYQSLNSLYKSFENKNEYFNFFEEHNIDVLALDEAHHLKKEWWTCLYELKKQYHKTIVALTATPPYDSSNTEIKKYFSLCGEVDDEIMVPDLIKENNLCPHQDLVYLSEPLDYEINFIVNYRIKIANFIDALLVDTHFITFLKQHRFYQQTENNIDEIYQNIEYFSAILIFLNQVSEHINQEKLSVLGFNKNETIEFPKVTNNWIEILLQNLLVTDRINLFNKEGYLHELEKKLRKISAYKQNKVNLTGNKTIYKSLSSSPSKLNSICEIVLHEQINLKANLHCVILSDYIRKEYLNACNTEIDAINKLGILPIFHKLRKCIPHKNTIGVLTGSLVIIHESILYLLQEKEPLSMYSGTPLSSQNEFLIINSKSSKNQIVNSITELFESGDIKILIGTKSLLGEGWDAPSINSLILASVVGSFVTSNQMRGRAIRMHIKKPNKVGIIWHLACVDLSEKSGGKDLEILSRRFTAFLGITYSEKVVITNGFGRLQIPAKLNSDTIKTYNQHNFKKAKNRNQIKNNWNKAVSIGKSITQEILLLNQEKDKPATKTKIFYQDIVKYLSIEVIIGISYFLPNFIFKNLNIILNKGIVTFFFSLLSAFAFAFGYKIFTITKLYIRYGFIYKKIHKMALTILDTLITIKLITTDKNEILISTEKLSNGNISCNIQGANKLESQLFTNALDEILKPIENSKYLIVKTNWYRKKLNIYNFFAIPEIFSNNKKEALLFQENWLKHLGKSKLIYTRNKIGRRILLKARLSYIYNIDKKITKKNVIWK; this comes from the coding sequence TTGAATTTAGAACAAAACGAATTGAACTCTCCCTTAAGTAATTTAAACTTCATATTCACTTGGCGACCTTATCAGGAAAAAGTTTTAAAAAATTTTGATAAGTTTATAAAAGACAATCATTTTCATGTAATTGCACCTCCCGGTTCTGGAAAAACTATTTTAGGTCTCGAGTTAATAAAAAGAATTGGTAAAAAAACACTCATTTTAACTCCTACTATAACGGTAAGAAATCAATGGGAAAATAGATTGCAAACTTTTTTTACTCATAATAATTCTTTTACAGATTTTTCTTTTGATATAAGAAAACCAAAAACCCTTACTTTTTCTACATACCAATCTTTAAATTCTCTTTATAAATCTTTCGAAAATAAAAATGAGTATTTTAATTTTTTTGAAGAACATAACATAGATGTTTTAGCATTAGACGAGGCACATCACTTAAAAAAAGAATGGTGGACGTGCTTATACGAACTAAAAAAGCAATATCATAAAACCATAGTAGCTTTAACAGCAACACCACCTTACGACAGTTCAAATACTGAAATTAAAAAATATTTTAGTTTATGTGGCGAAGTAGATGATGAAATTATGGTACCCGATTTAATTAAGGAAAACAATCTTTGTCCTCATCAAGACCTTGTTTATTTATCAGAACCTCTAGATTATGAAATAAATTTTATTGTTAATTATCGCATTAAGATTGCTAATTTTATTGATGCATTATTAGTTGACACACATTTTATCACTTTTTTAAAACAACATCGTTTCTATCAACAAACAGAAAATAACATTGATGAAATTTATCAAAATATAGAATACTTTTCTGCAATATTAATTTTTCTAAATCAAGTTTCAGAACATATAAATCAAGAAAAACTGAGTGTTTTGGGTTTTAACAAAAATGAAACCATCGAGTTTCCTAAAGTAACCAATAATTGGATAGAAATTCTATTGCAAAACTTATTGGTTACCGATAGAATTAACCTCTTTAATAAGGAAGGTTATCTGCATGAATTAGAAAAAAAGTTAAGAAAAATTTCTGCTTACAAACAAAACAAAGTTAATCTTACAGGTAACAAAACAATTTATAAATCTTTATCTTCTAGCCCAAGTAAACTAAATAGTATTTGTGAAATTGTACTGCACGAACAAATAAATTTAAAAGCTAATTTACACTGTGTAATTTTATCCGATTATATTAGAAAAGAATATTTAAATGCATGTAATACAGAAATTGATGCAATAAATAAATTAGGCATCCTTCCTATATTTCATAAATTAAGAAAATGTATTCCGCATAAAAATACTATTGGAGTTTTAACCGGTTCTTTGGTAATTATACATGAAAGTATTTTATACTTACTACAAGAAAAAGAACCTTTAAGCATGTATTCTGGTACTCCTTTATCTTCGCAAAATGAGTTTTTGATTATCAATTCTAAAAGCTCTAAAAACCAAATTGTGAATAGCATTACAGAACTATTTGAATCTGGAGACATTAAAATATTAATTGGCACAAAATCTTTATTGGGTGAAGGTTGGGACGCGCCTTCTATTAATTCCTTAATTCTTGCTTCTGTGGTTGGTTCTTTTGTCACTTCTAATCAAATGAGAGGAAGAGCAATAAGAATGCATATTAAAAAACCTAATAAAGTTGGTATTATTTGGCATCTAGCCTGTGTAGACTTATCTGAAAAAAGTGGAGGAAAAGACTTGGAAATTTTATCGAGGAGATTTACTGCTTTTCTAGGAATTACCTATTCAGAAAAAGTAGTTATCACTAATGGTTTTGGGCGATTACAAATTCCTGCAAAATTAAATTCTGATACAATTAAAACATATAACCAACATAATTTTAAAAAAGCTAAAAATAGAAATCAGATAAAAAATAATTGGAACAAAGCGGTTTCTATAGGTAAAAGTATTACACAAGAAATCCTTTTATTAAATCAAGAAAAAGATAAACCAGCCACTAAGACAAAAATATTTTACCAAGATATCGTTAAATACTTATCTATAGAAGTAATTATTGGTATTTCTTATTTTCTACCAAATTTTATATTTAAAAATTTAAACATCATCTTAAATAAAGGTATTGTTACTTTCTTCTTTTCTTTACTAAGTGCTTTTGCATTTGCTTTTGGATATAAAATATTTACAATCACAAAATTATATATTCGTTATGGTTTTATTTATAAGAAGATTCACAAAATGGCTTTGACTATTTTAGATACTTTAATTACTATAAAATTAATAACTACAGATAAAAATGAAATACTTATTTCTACTGAAAAATTAAGCAACGGAAATATTTCTTGCAATATACAAGGTGCAAACAAATTAGAAAGTCAATTATTTACAAATGCTTTAGATGAAATATTAAAACCTATTGAAAACTCTAAATACTTAATAGTAAAAACCAATTGGTACAGAAAAAAATTAAACATCTATAATTTCTTTGCGATACCAGAAATCTTTTCGAACAATAAAAAAGAAGCTTTGTTATTTCAAGAAAACTGGTTAAAACATTTAGGAAAATCTAAATTAATTTACACCAGAAATAAAATTGGAAGACGCATATTACTAAAAGCACGACTATCTTACATTTATAATATAGATAAAAAAATCACAAAGAAAAATGTAATTTGGAAATAA